In the genome of Desulfovibrio desulfuricans, one region contains:
- the mtnA gene encoding S-methyl-5-thioribose-1-phosphate isomerase, producing the protein MEDHIRFDRQNLALHLLDQRLLPEQETEVICRNTDDIVSALQTMVVRGAPAIGVTAAWGCALALNETSGPGWATQLEELLDRIANARPTAVNLRWAVERMRKCWWKVINSGSGDREPLLAAFLDEAARMQAEDVEACKTLGRFGADCLKDGDTVLTHCNAGALATAGYGTALGVIRGAVEQGKRIKVIADETRPFLQGARLTAWELHKDNIPVTVACDNACALLMSKGLVQSVVVGADRIAANGDAANKIGTYGVALLAKHFNIPFYVAAPLSTIDPTTSDGSGIPIEQRPEREVTHVGDTRLTPADVPVYNFAFDVTPAELITGIITEKGVLQPPYGLAIWAALNEASAAPEADDAGIIER; encoded by the coding sequence ATGGAAGATCATATTCGCTTTGACAGGCAAAATCTTGCGCTGCACCTGCTTGACCAGCGCTTGCTGCCAGAGCAGGAAACCGAAGTGATCTGCCGCAATACAGACGACATTGTATCGGCTTTACAAACCATGGTTGTGCGCGGGGCTCCGGCCATTGGCGTCACTGCGGCCTGGGGCTGCGCCCTTGCGCTGAACGAAACCAGCGGCCCCGGCTGGGCCACCCAGCTTGAAGAACTGCTTGACCGCATCGCCAATGCCCGGCCCACAGCCGTAAACCTGCGATGGGCCGTTGAACGCATGCGTAAATGCTGGTGGAAGGTCATCAACAGCGGAAGCGGCGACCGCGAACCCCTGCTCGCGGCCTTTCTTGACGAGGCCGCCAGAATGCAGGCCGAAGATGTGGAAGCATGCAAGACTCTGGGGCGCTTTGGCGCGGATTGCCTGAAAGACGGCGACACCGTGCTCACCCACTGCAATGCCGGGGCTCTGGCCACTGCGGGCTATGGCACGGCGCTTGGGGTTATTCGCGGCGCTGTGGAGCAGGGCAAACGCATCAAGGTTATTGCCGATGAAACGCGGCCCTTCCTCCAGGGCGCACGCCTCACGGCCTGGGAGCTGCACAAGGACAATATCCCCGTTACCGTTGCCTGCGACAATGCCTGCGCGCTCCTCATGAGCAAGGGGCTTGTGCAGTCTGTGGTGGTGGGGGCAGACCGCATTGCCGCCAACGGCGACGCGGCCAACAAGATCGGCACCTATGGCGTTGCCCTGCTGGCAAAGCACTTCAATATTCCCTTCTACGTGGCTGCCCCGCTCTCCACCATTGACCCCACAACGTCCGACGGCAGCGGCATACCCATTGAGCAGCGCCCGGAACGTGAGGTCACCCACGTGGGCGATACGCGCCTTACGCCCGCAGATGTGCCCGTGTACAATTTTGCTTTTGACGTAACCCCGGCAGAACTCATCACCGGCATCATCACCGAAAAAGGCGTGTTGCAGCCGCCCTACGGGCTTGCCATCTGGGCAGCCCTCAACGAGGCCAGCGCCGCGCCCGAAGCCGATGACGCCGGGATTATTGAGCGTTAG
- a CDS encoding homoserine dehydrogenase → MTKNSEKPLVVGLAGFGTVGGGLVRLLDENADLIRRRCGRDIVLKKVLVRNATKARSAQLPAGTELTTDYRALTDDPEIDVLVELIGGIDNARTIIDRALDQGKHIVTANKALLAEEGLALFQKADRKKRILRYEASVAGAIPIVETLKESLTGNRIESLMGILNGTSNYILSEMTSNGMDFDVALKQAQQLGYAEADPTLDIDGHDAAHKLILLIRLAYGVHYPYTALSVRGIRGLSGMDIRLAREFGYRIKLIGQVREVPGAEGAESEGNIRLEAGVFPALVYHKFLLARVGGVYNAVRVDANASGPLFFHGRGAGDLPTAGAVLGDLLAVARDERPNNTGFVSKELPKASIVPPEEWRSCYYVRVMVQDAPGVLRDLSGCMAAEGISMAQVIQKSDEGNGVPLVFMTHETTARAMSDALQRTMDAGLLKEPAVYFRVLGGA, encoded by the coding sequence ATGACAAAGAACAGCGAAAAACCCCTGGTAGTGGGCCTTGCGGGATTTGGTACGGTGGGCGGCGGTCTTGTACGCCTGCTTGACGAAAACGCCGACCTTATCCGCCGCCGTTGCGGGCGCGACATCGTGCTCAAAAAGGTGCTGGTGCGCAACGCCACCAAGGCCCGCAGCGCCCAGTTGCCCGCCGGAACCGAGCTTACAACCGATTACCGCGCGCTTACCGATGACCCAGAAATCGATGTGCTGGTGGAGCTCATTGGCGGCATCGACAATGCCCGCACCATCATCGACCGCGCCCTTGATCAGGGCAAGCACATCGTCACCGCCAACAAAGCCCTGCTGGCCGAGGAAGGTCTGGCCCTGTTCCAGAAGGCTGACCGCAAAAAGCGCATCCTGCGCTACGAAGCCAGCGTGGCCGGGGCCATCCCCATTGTGGAAACGCTCAAGGAAAGCCTCACGGGCAACCGTATTGAATCGCTCATGGGCATTCTTAACGGCACCAGCAACTATATTTTGTCTGAAATGACCAGCAACGGCATGGATTTTGACGTTGCGCTCAAGCAGGCCCAGCAGTTGGGCTATGCCGAGGCCGACCCCACGCTGGACATTGACGGCCACGATGCCGCCCACAAGCTTATTTTGCTTATCCGTCTGGCCTATGGGGTGCACTATCCGTACACGGCCCTTTCGGTGCGCGGCATTCGCGGGCTTTCCGGCATGGATATCCGCCTTGCGCGCGAATTTGGCTACCGCATCAAGCTTATTGGTCAGGTGCGCGAGGTTCCCGGCGCCGAGGGCGCTGAGAGTGAAGGCAACATCCGGCTTGAAGCCGGAGTGTTCCCCGCCCTTGTGTACCACAAGTTTTTGCTGGCCCGCGTGGGCGGCGTGTACAATGCCGTGCGGGTGGACGCCAACGCCTCCGGCCCGCTGTTTTTCCACGGACGCGGCGCGGGCGATCTGCCCACAGCCGGAGCCGTGTTGGGCGATCTGCTGGCCGTTGCCCGCGATGAACGCCCCAACAACACCGGCTTTGTGAGCAAGGAACTGCCCAAGGCCTCCATCGTGCCGCCGGAAGAATGGCGTTCGTGCTACTACGTGCGCGTCATGGTGCAGGACGCCCCCGGCGTGCTGCGCGATCTTTCGGGCTGCATGGCCGCCGAGGGCATCAGCATGGCCCAGGTCATCCAGAAGAGTGATGAAGGCAATGGCGTACCGCTGGTCTTCATGACCCACGAAACCACGGCCCGCGCCATGAGCGATGCTCTCCAGCGCACCATGGACGCCGGCCTGCTCAAGGAACCCGCGGTCTACTTCCGCGTGTTGGGAGGAGCATGA
- the rpmE gene encoding 50S ribosomal protein L31, giving the protein MKNDIHPKVFNATITCACGNEEHVLSTKGEQVNVEVCSACHPFFTGKQRFLDTAGRIDRFRKKYAKFDQQ; this is encoded by the coding sequence ATGAAAAATGATATCCATCCCAAAGTGTTCAACGCCACCATCACCTGCGCCTGCGGCAATGAAGAGCACGTGCTCTCCACCAAGGGCGAACAGGTTAACGTGGAAGTTTGCTCCGCTTGCCATCCTTTCTTCACCGGCAAGCAGCGTTTTCTTGATACCGCTGGTCGTATTGACCGCTTCCGCAAGAAGTACGCCAAGTTTGATCAGCAGTAA
- a CDS encoding cation:proton antiporter has protein sequence MPHDVNLILTLAGGLSAALVLGFITQKLRLSPLVGYLLAGIIVGPHSPGFVADASTAAQCAEIGVILLMFGVGLHFHLKDLLAVGAIATGGAAAQISLATLASMGLLHLFGFDLLSGAVYGMAISVASTVVLTRVLADNHDLHNPTGHVALGWLVVEDIFTILLLVLLPSVLSPGGEFWSALGMTLLKLAALSVFTLVVGQKLIPLFLGYVARTGTRDLFTLAVLALALGIAVAAAEFFGASMALGAFLAGMVVGQSEFSARAAAEALPLRDAFAVLFFVSVGMLFDPASLAQDWPLMLATLFVIMIVKPLGALLMTSLFRKPLKLGLPVAASLSQVGEFTFILAGLGISLGVFDQRVNNALIPAAIISITFNPMLYRKAKDVALWWEKRKRGNAAEPSACLIVPDEGNRARVVVVGYGPVGRSCCRILQDSSMLPVVVEMNIDTVRLLRSEGVPVVHGDAMQAEVLREAGLEKAEALLLTSPSIPAGEVTPIARAVNPHARILAHTAFVSEARSLRDKGADAVFSGEREVALAMAEYLLRSAGAPEAYVQTELERVREKLD, from the coding sequence ATGCCCCATGACGTAAATCTTATTCTTACGCTTGCCGGGGGGCTTTCCGCCGCCCTGGTTCTTGGTTTTATCACGCAGAAACTGCGCCTTTCTCCCCTTGTAGGCTATCTGCTGGCAGGCATCATCGTAGGACCGCACTCCCCCGGTTTTGTGGCCGATGCGTCCACGGCGGCCCAGTGCGCCGAGATTGGCGTTATCCTGCTGATGTTTGGCGTGGGCCTGCATTTTCATCTCAAGGATCTGCTGGCCGTGGGGGCCATTGCCACTGGTGGCGCAGCGGCGCAAATCTCGCTGGCAACGCTGGCAAGCATGGGGCTGCTGCATCTTTTCGGCTTTGATCTGCTCTCTGGCGCGGTCTACGGCATGGCTATTTCTGTAGCCAGCACCGTGGTGCTTACCCGAGTGCTTGCAGATAACCATGACCTGCACAATCCCACCGGGCATGTGGCTCTGGGCTGGCTGGTGGTGGAAGACATCTTTACCATTCTGCTGCTTGTGCTGCTGCCTTCGGTTCTTTCTCCGGGCGGCGAATTCTGGAGCGCCCTGGGCATGACCCTGCTCAAACTGGCGGCGCTCTCCGTGTTTACGCTTGTGGTTGGGCAAAAGCTTATTCCGTTGTTTCTGGGCTACGTGGCCCGCACGGGCACCCGCGATCTGTTTACCCTTGCGGTGCTGGCTCTGGCCCTTGGCATTGCCGTTGCTGCTGCGGAGTTTTTTGGGGCGTCCATGGCGCTTGGCGCATTCTTGGCTGGCATGGTTGTGGGGCAGTCCGAGTTCAGCGCCCGTGCCGCCGCCGAAGCCCTGCCCCTGCGTGATGCCTTTGCCGTGCTGTTCTTTGTGTCTGTGGGCATGCTCTTTGACCCTGCCTCGCTGGCGCAGGACTGGCCCCTCATGCTGGCGACCCTCTTTGTCATCATGATTGTGAAGCCTCTTGGGGCGCTGCTGATGACAAGCCTGTTCCGCAAGCCTCTCAAGCTGGGACTGCCCGTGGCCGCCTCCCTGTCGCAGGTGGGTGAATTTACTTTTATTCTTGCGGGCCTCGGCATCAGCCTTGGGGTTTTTGACCAGAGGGTCAACAATGCGCTTATTCCTGCGGCCATCATTTCCATCACGTTCAACCCCATGCTGTACCGCAAGGCCAAGGATGTGGCCCTGTGGTGGGAGAAGCGCAAGCGCGGCAACGCTGCCGAACCATCGGCCTGCCTGATCGTGCCGGACGAAGGCAACCGCGCGCGGGTGGTTGTGGTGGGCTACGGCCCCGTTGGGCGCAGTTGCTGCCGCATTTTGCAGGACAGCAGCATGCTGCCAGTGGTTGTGGAAATGAATATCGACACGGTGCGGCTTTTGCGCAGCGAAGGGGTGCCCGTGGTGCACGGCGATGCCATGCAGGCCGAAGTACTGCGCGAAGCTGGCCTGGAAAAGGCCGAGGCCCTGCTGTTGACATCCCCCAGTATCCCCGCAGGCGAAGTGACGCCCATAGCACGCGCGGTGAATCCGCATGCGCGCATTCTGGCGCACACGGCCTTTGTGAGCGAAGCCCGCTCCCTGCGCGATAAAGGCGCGGACGCCGTTTTCAGCGGCGAACGCGAAGTTGCGCTGGCCATGGCGGAATATCTGTTGCGCTCGGCGGGTGCGCCGGAGGCGTATGTGCAGACTGAGCTTGAACGTGTGCGCGAGAAGCTCGACTAG
- a CDS encoding TlyA family RNA methyltransferase, which yields MPKSPRQRADQLVFEQGLAESREQARRLIMAGKIILEQTVPGAPPQVVPKPGHPFAADTVFALLEPERYVSRGAYKLLTILEHFKLDVTDFVCLDAGASTGGFTDCLLQRGAKRVYAVDVGKNQLHERLRADERVINLEGVNLRHAEQSLIPEMVDLVVADVSFISLTLVLPSCMPWLKPGGMLATLIKPQFELGPGETVKGVVRDDAARQRAVDKILLFTQANLGLACQGVLPAAIKGPKGNQEYMALFARQGQASA from the coding sequence ATGCCTAAATCACCCAGACAACGCGCCGACCAGCTTGTATTTGAACAGGGCCTTGCGGAAAGCCGCGAACAGGCCCGCCGCCTTATCATGGCGGGCAAAATCATCCTTGAGCAGACGGTTCCTGGCGCGCCGCCGCAGGTAGTGCCCAAACCGGGGCATCCTTTTGCTGCGGACACGGTTTTTGCCCTGCTGGAACCGGAACGCTACGTGAGCCGTGGCGCTTACAAACTTTTGACCATCCTTGAGCATTTCAAGCTGGATGTGACCGACTTTGTGTGCCTGGACGCGGGCGCTTCCACCGGAGGTTTTACGGACTGCCTTCTGCAACGGGGGGCCAAGCGCGTTTATGCTGTGGATGTGGGCAAAAACCAGTTACACGAACGCCTGCGGGCCGATGAAAGGGTGATAAATCTAGAAGGCGTCAACCTGCGCCATGCGGAGCAGAGCCTTATCCCCGAGATGGTTGATCTGGTAGTCGCGGACGTTTCCTTTATTTCGCTCACCCTCGTGCTGCCCTCGTGCATGCCCTGGCTCAAACCCGGCGGCATGCTCGCCACGCTCATCAAACCCCAGTTTGAGCTTGGCCCCGGCGAAACCGTCAAGGGCGTGGTGCGCGATGATGCCGCCCGCCAGCGCGCGGTGGACAAGATTCTGCTCTTCACCCAGGCCAATCTGGGTCTTGCCTGTCAGGGTGTGCTGCCCGCCGCCATCAAGGGCCCCAAGGGCAATCAGGAATACATGGCCCTGTTTGCGCGGCAGGGTCAGGCAAGCGCATAA
- a CDS encoding DNA polymerase IV, which yields MIIHIDMDAFFASVEQMDDPSLRGKPVIVGGEQRGVVSTCSYEARVFGVHSAMPMATARRLCPQAIVVRGRYARYAELSRAVMAALAEFSPLVEQASVDEAYVDATGLERLFGSLEELLLRIKERVREATGGLTCSAGAAPVKFLAKICSDINKPDGMFILRPEEVDDFLATLPVGKIPGVGKRMVESLQGLGVRTVGQLRRYSLDFMLRKYGKWGGVLYERVHGRDPRGIETERAAKSESAECTFTEDTRDRDFLQRMLLAHAERVGASLRRHGYRGRTVTLKVKYTDFRQITRSRTLPEGINATETIFEVGCALLRELPLPQPVRLIGLGVSGFDAPVAQLVLPGAVKPATQGLDPQVEARRQKLDAALDDLRSRFGNKAVQRGRLFTPAEKKTAAALAPDSAGDVDTSDAKESDRED from the coding sequence ATGATTATCCATATCGACATGGATGCCTTTTTTGCATCGGTAGAGCAGATGGACGACCCCTCCCTGCGCGGCAAGCCCGTCATTGTGGGCGGCGAGCAGCGGGGCGTGGTTTCCACCTGTTCTTACGAGGCGCGCGTTTTTGGGGTGCATTCGGCCATGCCCATGGCAACGGCCCGCAGGCTCTGCCCGCAGGCCATTGTGGTGCGTGGGCGATACGCGCGCTATGCCGAGCTTTCGCGGGCGGTCATGGCGGCCCTTGCCGAGTTTTCACCCCTTGTGGAGCAGGCCAGCGTGGATGAGGCCTATGTGGACGCCACAGGCCTTGAGCGTCTGTTCGGCTCGCTGGAAGAACTGCTCCTGCGCATCAAGGAACGTGTGCGCGAGGCCACGGGCGGGCTTACCTGTTCCGCCGGGGCCGCGCCGGTGAAGTTTCTTGCCAAGATTTGTTCAGACATCAACAAGCCCGATGGCATGTTCATCCTGCGGCCCGAAGAAGTGGACGACTTTCTGGCGACCCTGCCTGTGGGCAAGATTCCCGGCGTGGGCAAGCGCATGGTTGAGAGTCTGCAAGGTCTGGGCGTGAGAACTGTGGGGCAGTTGCGCCGCTACAGTCTGGATTTCATGCTGCGCAAATACGGCAAGTGGGGCGGTGTGTTGTATGAGCGCGTGCACGGGCGCGACCCGCGCGGCATCGAGACCGAACGCGCCGCCAAGAGTGAAAGCGCGGAATGCACCTTTACCGAGGACACGCGCGACCGGGATTTTTTGCAGCGCATGCTGCTGGCCCATGCAGAGCGCGTGGGCGCCTCGCTGCGGCGGCACGGCTACAGAGGCCGCACGGTGACGCTCAAGGTCAAGTATACGGATTTTCGCCAGATTACCCGATCGCGCACCCTGCCGGAGGGCATAAACGCCACGGAAACCATTTTTGAGGTGGGCTGCGCCCTGCTGCGCGAGCTGCCCCTGCCCCAGCCTGTGCGGCTTATCGGCCTTGGGGTTTCAGGTTTTGACGCGCCTGTGGCGCAACTGGTCTTGCCGGGCGCGGTCAAGCCAGCAACGCAGGGGCTGGACCCGCAGGTTGAGGCCAGGAGACAAAAGCTGGATGCAGCGCTGGACGATCTGCGCAGCCGCTTTGGCAACAAGGCGGTGCAGCGCGGGCGACTGTTTACGCCTGCGGAAAAAAAGACCGCTGCCGCGCTTGCCCCGGATAGCGCCGGGGATGTGGACACGTCGGATGCAAAAGAATCTGACCGTGAGGATTAG
- a CDS encoding secondary thiamine-phosphate synthase enzyme YjbQ has translation METFEISTRSRCEMVDITAELRALVRRKAADGRWQSGALALFCPHTTCGLTVNEGADPDVRRDMLAFFSRLAPEHGDYRHAEGNSDAHIKTTLHGPSLLLIVEKGELRLGTWQSVYLCEGDGPRRRNLWLQWLKSDD, from the coding sequence GTGGAAACTTTTGAAATAAGCACCCGCAGCCGATGCGAAATGGTCGATATCACGGCGGAGCTGCGCGCGCTGGTACGCCGCAAGGCCGCCGATGGCCGCTGGCAGAGCGGCGCTCTGGCCCTGTTCTGCCCGCACACCACCTGCGGCCTCACGGTTAACGAAGGCGCAGACCCTGACGTGCGGCGCGACATGCTGGCCTTTTTCAGCCGCCTTGCCCCGGAGCATGGCGATTACCGCCACGCTGAGGGTAACAGCGATGCCCACATAAAAACCACCCTGCACGGGCCATCCCTCCTGCTGATTGTGGAGAAGGGCGAACTGCGCCTTGGCACGTGGCAATCTGTTTATCTGTGCGAGGGCGATGGCCCCCGCCGCCGCAACCTGTGGCTGCAATGGCTGAAGTCCGACGACTAG
- a CDS encoding aminotransferase class I/II-fold pyridoxal phosphate-dependent enzyme yields the protein MEEFSRIRRLPPYVFAVVGDLKMRLRRQNIDIVDFSMGNPDIATPAPIVDKLVEAAQKPVNHRYSLSRGIPNLRKAICDRYARHYGVQLDPDSEAIVTLGSKEGLAHLSLAILEPGDVVLAPDPTYPIHKYAPIIAGADVRSVPIGPGRNFFEDLEAAMRQAWPKPKVLFICYPHNPTTEVTDLEFFQKIVDFAKENHIWVVHDLAYADLVFDGYKAPSFLQAKGAKDVGVEFYSLSKSYSMPGWRVGFAVGNKDLIHALARIKSYLDYGMFQPIQIASTVALNGPEDCVHQIRDVYQERRDRLIEGLNRIGWETPSPKATMFVWAHIPEPFRKMGSVEFSKLLLQEAHVAVSPGLGFGSYGDEYVRFALIENEHRTRQAISSMRRLLSGVSD from the coding sequence ATGGAAGAGTTTTCGCGGATTCGCCGCCTCCCCCCCTATGTTTTTGCGGTGGTGGGAGACCTCAAGATGCGGCTGCGTCGGCAGAATATCGACATCGTGGACTTCAGCATGGGCAATCCGGACATCGCAACGCCCGCACCCATCGTCGACAAGCTTGTTGAGGCAGCACAGAAGCCGGTGAACCACCGCTACTCGCTTTCGCGCGGTATTCCGAACCTGCGCAAAGCCATCTGTGATCGCTACGCGCGCCACTACGGCGTGCAGCTCGACCCTGACAGCGAAGCCATCGTGACCCTGGGTTCCAAGGAAGGTCTGGCCCACCTTTCGCTGGCTATTCTTGAGCCTGGCGACGTGGTGCTCGCACCCGATCCGACCTACCCCATCCACAAGTACGCGCCCATCATTGCAGGCGCGGACGTGCGCAGCGTGCCCATCGGCCCTGGCCGCAACTTTTTTGAAGACCTTGAGGCCGCCATGCGTCAGGCCTGGCCCAAGCCCAAGGTGCTTTTCATCTGCTATCCGCACAACCCCACCACCGAAGTGACGGATCTGGAATTCTTCCAGAAGATTGTGGATTTCGCCAAGGAAAACCACATCTGGGTTGTGCATGATCTGGCATACGCCGATCTGGTTTTTGACGGCTATAAGGCCCCCAGCTTTTTGCAGGCCAAGGGCGCCAAGGATGTGGGCGTGGAATTTTACTCCCTGTCCAAGAGCTATTCCATGCCCGGCTGGCGCGTGGGTTTTGCCGTGGGCAACAAGGATCTTATCCATGCCCTGGCACGCATCAAGAGCTATCTGGATTACGGCATGTTCCAGCCCATCCAGATTGCCTCCACCGTGGCCCTCAACGGCCCCGAAGACTGCGTGCACCAGATCCGCGACGTGTACCAGGAACGGCGCGACCGCCTCATCGAAGGCCTGAACCGCATCGGCTGGGAAACTCCTTCGCCCAAGGCGACCATGTTTGTGTGGGCGCATATTCCCGAGCCCTTCCGCAAGATGGGCTCCGTGGAATTTTCCAAGCTGCTGTTGCAGGAGGCTCACGTGGCCGTTTCGCCGGGTCTGGGCTTCGGCTCCTACGGCGACGAATACGTGCGTTTCGCCCTGATTGAAAACGAACACCGCACGCGGCAGGCTATCAGTAGCATGCGGCGGTTGTTGTCGGGCGTCTCCGACTAA
- a CDS encoding ATP-grasp domain-containing protein: MIIFDEPYVSPELLDYAAARREPVLDNAVARDLSRARALSGAAPLNLVPEAEFAAQCRKSCTDCAPPRIYTCSENSLAWVCDHVDNAELVSGIEKLKNKARTRELLRPLYDDYFYRRLSLDALRRLPFEELRLPCVVKPSVGFFSLGVRIVRTREDWLAALAAIEQEATHWREQYPDSVVDSEDWLIEEYIDGDEYAVDVYFDAQGQAVICNILRHEFASASDVSDRLYYTGASVVRSHLAEFEAWFNKVNSLLGLRNFPTHVELRRDAQGRIRPIEFNALRFAGWCCTDVTLFSWGFHTYGCFLEGRRPDWDKALAGREGKLYTLIVLNKPENCPPVRNFDYEALSRGFARVLHVRKSDFTRYGLFGFLFTETPENQRDELDRIARSDLLEFTS; encoded by the coding sequence ATGATAATTTTTGATGAACCATACGTCTCGCCAGAGCTGCTCGACTACGCGGCAGCCCGGCGGGAACCGGTGCTCGACAATGCTGTGGCGCGGGACTTGTCCCGCGCCCGCGCGCTTTCTGGCGCAGCGCCCCTGAACCTCGTTCCGGAAGCGGAATTTGCGGCCCAGTGCCGGAAGTCCTGCACGGACTGCGCGCCCCCGCGCATCTATACCTGCTCGGAAAATTCCCTGGCCTGGGTCTGCGACCATGTGGACAATGCCGAACTTGTCAGCGGCATTGAAAAGCTCAAAAACAAGGCCAGAACCCGCGAGTTGCTGCGCCCCCTCTACGATGATTATTTCTATCGCAGACTCAGCCTTGATGCCCTGCGCCGCCTGCCTTTTGAAGAACTGCGCCTGCCCTGCGTGGTCAAGCCTTCTGTAGGTTTTTTCAGCCTGGGCGTGCGCATTGTGCGCACCCGCGAGGACTGGCTTGCCGCCCTCGCCGCCATTGAGCAGGAAGCAACGCACTGGCGCGAGCAGTATCCTGACAGCGTGGTGGACAGCGAGGACTGGCTCATCGAGGAATACATTGACGGCGATGAATACGCCGTGGATGTATACTTTGACGCGCAGGGGCAGGCCGTGATCTGCAATATCCTGCGGCACGAATTTGCTTCCGCCTCGGACGTGAGCGACCGCCTGTACTACACGGGCGCTTCTGTGGTACGCTCCCACCTTGCAGAGTTCGAGGCATGGTTCAACAAGGTTAACTCCTTGCTGGGTCTGCGGAATTTTCCCACCCATGTGGAGCTGCGGCGTGACGCCCAGGGACGCATACGACCCATCGAGTTCAACGCTCTGCGTTTTGCGGGCTGGTGCTGCACGGACGTCACCCTGTTTTCCTGGGGCTTCCACACCTACGGGTGCTTTCTGGAAGGGCGGCGGCCCGACTGGGACAAGGCTCTGGCCGGGCGCGAAGGCAAGCTCTACACCCTCATTGTGCTGAACAAGCCGGAAAACTGCCCGCCCGTACGCAACTTTGATTACGAGGCCTTGAGCCGTGGCTTTGCCCGCGTGCTGCATGTGCGCAAAAGCGATTTCACGCGCTACGGGCTTTTTGGTTTTCTCTTTACCGAAACGCCGGAAAACCAGCGTGACGAGCTGGACCGCATAGCACGCTCCGACCTGCTGGAATTCACAAGCTGA